From the Streptomyces pluripotens genome, one window contains:
- a CDS encoding CYTH and CHAD domain-containing protein, translating to MADAKREIERKYESDDSGLPDLTGVAGVAAVLDKGLIELDATYYDTADERLAAAAITLRRRTGGADAGWHLKFPVAPGVRDEIQAPLSDTVPGEIAALLRSRVRDAELIPLVRLRSARDVRHLVDADGTLLAEASVDAVTAERLTGKGRAAQWTEIEVELADGGDPAFLDQVEKRLRRAGVRPSASPSKLARALEQTTGRRRKAKPRRPVTAGDHVLAYLRVQRDALVELDPAVRRDLPDSVHRMRVATRRARSTLRTFRAVLDPVVTDPVAAELKWLAGELGVHRDREVLAERLTTALAALPPDLVTGPVPERLTTWANAQHGGASSHLNGVLDSRRHLTLLDTLDRLLADPPLGKAAAKRPERVLARAVHKDLAKLSGLIGHALDLPPGPERDLALHEARKKAKRTRYAAEAATPALGARARSLTRSMKSLTTLLGDHQDSVMARRTLRELSAVAHAAGESSFTYGVLYGREEVRAATAEAQLPDLWREIVPEASG from the coding sequence ATGGCGGATGCGAAACGCGAGATCGAGCGCAAGTACGAATCCGACGACAGCGGGCTGCCAGACCTGACCGGCGTCGCCGGAGTGGCGGCCGTCCTCGACAAGGGCCTGATCGAACTTGACGCCACGTACTACGACACCGCCGACGAGCGTCTGGCCGCCGCCGCCATCACCCTGCGCCGCCGCACCGGAGGCGCGGACGCCGGCTGGCACCTGAAGTTCCCCGTCGCCCCCGGCGTCCGCGACGAGATCCAGGCCCCGCTCTCCGACACCGTGCCCGGGGAGATCGCGGCCCTCCTGCGCTCCCGCGTCCGGGACGCCGAGCTGATCCCCCTGGTCCGGCTGCGCTCCGCCCGCGATGTGCGCCATCTGGTCGACGCCGACGGAACCCTGCTGGCCGAGGCGAGCGTCGACGCCGTGACCGCCGAGCGGCTCACCGGCAAGGGCAGAGCCGCCCAGTGGACCGAGATCGAGGTGGAATTGGCCGACGGCGGCGACCCTGCCTTCCTCGACCAGGTGGAGAAACGACTCCGCAGGGCAGGCGTGCGTCCCTCCGCGTCGCCGTCGAAACTCGCCCGCGCCCTGGAGCAGACCACTGGCCGCCGCCGGAAGGCGAAGCCCCGGCGGCCGGTGACCGCCGGCGACCACGTCCTCGCCTATCTCCGCGTCCAGCGGGATGCCCTGGTCGAACTCGATCCAGCCGTCCGCCGCGACCTCCCCGATTCCGTGCACCGCATGCGGGTCGCCACCCGGCGCGCCCGCAGCACCCTGCGCACCTTCCGCGCGGTCCTCGACCCGGTCGTCACCGACCCCGTCGCCGCCGAGCTCAAGTGGCTCGCCGGCGAGCTGGGTGTACACCGTGACCGGGAGGTGCTGGCCGAGCGTCTGACGACCGCCCTGGCCGCCCTCCCACCCGATCTGGTCACCGGCCCCGTCCCCGAGCGGCTGACCACCTGGGCGAACGCCCAGCACGGTGGTGCCAGCAGCCACCTGAACGGCGTGCTGGACTCCCGCCGTCACCTGACCCTGCTGGACACCCTGGACCGCCTCCTCGCCGATCCACCGCTCGGCAAGGCGGCCGCGAAGAGACCGGAACGGGTCCTCGCCCGGGCCGTGCACAAGGACCTGGCGAAACTGTCCGGACTCATCGGGCACGCGCTGGACCTGCCGCCCGGCCCGGAGCGAGACCTGGCCCTGCACGAGGCCCGCAAGAAGGCCAAGCGCACCCGGTACGCGGCCGAGGCCGCGACGCCCGCCCTCGGCGCCCGTGCACGTTCGCTCACCAGGTCCATGAAGTCCCTGACCACGCTCCTCGGCGACCACCAGGACAGCGTCATGGCCCGTCGTACCCTGCGTGAGCTGTCCGCGGTGGCACACGCGGCGGGGGAGAGCAGCTTCACCTACGGGGTGCTGTACGGCAGGGAGGAAGTCCGGGCGGCGACGGCGGAGGCGCAGCTGCCCGACCTGTGGCGGGAGATCGTCCCGGAAGCGTCTGGCTGA
- the rodA gene encoding rod shape-determining protein RodA, whose protein sequence is MTGANSFSVSRYGPERSGWTRIFARDSLTRRLDWPILFAATALSLLGSLLVFSATRNRTAINQGDPYFFLFRHLMNLGIGLALMIATIWLGHRALRNAVPVLYGLSVLLALVVLTPLGATINGQRNWLVIGGFSLQPAEFLKVAIILGMAMLLAARVDAGDNPYPDHRTVMQSLGLATVPILVLLLMPDLGSVLAMVAIILGVLLASGASNRWIFGLLTAGVLGCVAIWQLHVLDQYQINRFAAFANPDLDPSGVGYNTNQARIAIGSGGLMGEGLFHGSQTTGQFVPEQQTDFVFTVAGEELGFVGAGTIIFLIGLILWRACRIARDSTGLYGTIVAAGIVAWFAFQSFENIGMTLGIMPVTGLPLPFVSYGGSSMFAVWIAVGLLQSIKVQRPMSA, encoded by the coding sequence ATGACCGGCGCGAACAGCTTCTCCGTCTCCAGGTACGGCCCCGAGCGGTCCGGCTGGACCAGGATCTTCGCCCGCGACTCTCTGACCCGCCGGCTCGACTGGCCGATACTCTTCGCGGCCACCGCCCTGTCACTGCTGGGCTCCCTGCTGGTGTTCTCGGCGACCCGCAACCGCACCGCGATCAACCAGGGCGACCCGTATTTCTTCCTGTTCCGGCACCTGATGAACCTCGGCATCGGCCTCGCCCTGATGATCGCCACCATCTGGCTTGGCCACCGCGCCCTGCGCAACGCCGTGCCCGTCCTCTACGGCCTGTCGGTACTTCTCGCGCTGGTGGTCCTCACCCCGCTCGGTGCGACCATCAACGGTCAGCGCAACTGGCTCGTCATCGGTGGCTTCTCGCTCCAGCCCGCCGAGTTCCTCAAGGTGGCGATCATCCTGGGCATGGCCATGCTGCTGGCCGCCCGGGTGGACGCGGGTGACAATCCGTACCCCGACCACCGAACCGTGATGCAGTCCCTGGGTCTGGCCACCGTGCCGATCCTGGTCCTGCTGCTCATGCCCGACCTCGGCTCGGTGCTGGCCATGGTGGCGATCATCCTGGGCGTGCTGCTCGCCTCCGGAGCCTCCAACCGCTGGATCTTCGGCCTGCTCACCGCCGGCGTCCTCGGCTGCGTCGCCATCTGGCAGCTGCACGTCCTGGACCAGTACCAGATCAACCGCTTCGCCGCCTTCGCCAACCCGGACCTGGATCCCTCGGGCGTCGGGTACAACACCAACCAGGCCCGCATCGCCATCGGCTCCGGCGGGTTGATGGGAGAAGGACTCTTCCACGGCTCGCAGACCACCGGCCAGTTCGTCCCCGAGCAGCAGACCGACTTCGTCTTCACCGTCGCGGGGGAGGAACTGGGCTTCGTCGGCGCTGGCACCATCATTTTCCTGATCGGCCTCATCCTGTGGCGTGCCTGCCGGATAGCACGTGACTCCACCGGGCTGTACGGGACGATCGTCGCTGCCGGGATCGTCGCGTGGTTCGCCTTCCAGTCCTTCGAGAACATCGGCATGACACTCGGCATCATGCCGGTCACCGGCCTTCCGCTGCCCTTCGTGTCATACGGAGGATCCTCGATGTTTGCGGTGTGGATAGCTGTGGGGCTACTGCAGTCGATCAAGGTACAGCGCCCCATGTCGGCATAA